The Agromyces mariniharenae sequence CGTAGACCCGCTTGTACTTGCCCTCGCTGCGCGGCAGCGCGCCGGGCTCCTCGAGCTGCACGGCGACGGTCGAGCCGACGTGCACCTTGATGCGCTGCGCGAGCACGACCGCGGCGGCCTCGCACGTCTCGACCGAGAGGTCGGGATGCCGCTCGATGCGCACCTTCAGCGCGTCCATGCGGCCCTCCTTCGAGAGCTCGAGCACGAAATGCGGCGTGAGCTGCTCGATGCCGAGCACGAGCTCCTCGATCTGCGTGGGGAACAGGTTCACGCCGCGCAGGATGATCATGTCGTCGTTGCGGCCCGTGATCTTCTCCATCCGCCGCATGCCCGGGCGGGCGGTGCCGGGCAGGAGGCGCGTGAGGTCGCGCGTGCGGTACCGGATGACCGGGAACGCCTCCTTGGTGAGCGACGTGAACACGAGCTCGCCGAGCTCGCCGTCGGGCAGGACCGCGCCGGTGTCGCCGTCGATGACCTCGGGCAGGAAGTGGTCCTCCCAGAGGTGGGGGCCGTCCTTCGTCTCGAGGCACTCGTTGCCGACGCCCGGGCCCATGACCTCGCTGAGGCCGTAGATGTCGAGCGCGTCGAGACCGAGGCGCTGCTCGAGCTCGTGGCGCATCTCGTTCGTCCACGGCTCGGCGCCGAGCACGGCGACCTTCAGCGAGGTCGAGCGCGGGTCGATGCCCTGCTCGACCATCGCGTCGGCGATCGTGAGCAGGTAGCTCGGCGTGCAGAGGATCGCGTCGGGCTCGAAGTCCTGGATGAGCTGCACCTGGCGCGCGGTCTGGCCGCCCGACATCGGGATGACCGTCGCGCCGAGCCTCTCGATGCCCGCGTGGGCGCCGAGGCCGCCCGTGAAGAGGCCGTAGCCGTAGGCGTTGTGCACCTTCATGCCGGGTCGGATGCCGCTGGCCCGCAGCGATCGGGCAACGAGCGTCGCCCAGCGGTCGAGGTCGCCGGCGGTGTAGCCGACCACGGTCGGCCGACCGGTGGTGCCGCTCGACGCGTGGATCCGCGCGACCCGCTCCATGGGCACGGCGAACATGCCGAAGGGGTAGGTCTCGCGCAGGTCGGCCTTCGTCGTGAACGGCAGCTTCGCGACATCCGCCAGCGAACGGATGTCGTCGGGGTGCACGCCGGCCTCGTCGAACTTGCGCGTGTAGAGCGGCACGTGCTCGTAGGCGTGCCGCACGGTCTGCTGCAGCCGCTCGAGCTGGAGCGCCTCGATCTCGGCGCGGGACATCCGCTCCTCGGGGTCGAGCTCGGCGGCGGGCACGGGCTCGAGGCCCGAGACGGTGGGGGAGATGGTCGTCGTCGACACGTGGTGCTCCGAGGGTTCAGATCGTTCGGTTCGTGGAGATGGATCGGCCGCGGAACTCGGCGACCGCGTCGCCGTGCTCGTCGACGACCGTGACGTCGTAGAGTCCGGTGCGGCCCGACCGGGTGCGGCGGACGGCCGTCGCGGTGAGGGTCTGCCCCGCGCGAGTGGACTTCAGGAACGTGATGTCGGCGCCCGCCGCGACGGTGACGGTGTCGTCCTCGTTGCAGGCGATGGCGAAGGCCGTGTCGGCCAGGGTGAAGACGAGGCCCCCGTGGGTGATGTGGAAGCCGTTCGTCATGTCCTCGCGCACGCGCATGGACACGACCGCGTGACCGGGGTCGTCGCGCTCGACGACCATGCCGAGGGCGGCGGACGCGAGGTCGCGGTCCATCATGGCGCGATTCGCCCGGCTCGCAGCATCCGTCATGGCGTCGGTCGTGGCATCCGTCATGCGCTGCTCCTCGTCGAGTTGCGCGCCGTTGCTGCGGCGCTGAAGATGACTATATACTAA is a genomic window containing:
- the paaK gene encoding phenylacetate--CoA ligase PaaK, which produces MSTTTISPTVSGLEPVPAAELDPEERMSRAEIEALQLERLQQTVRHAYEHVPLYTRKFDEAGVHPDDIRSLADVAKLPFTTKADLRETYPFGMFAVPMERVARIHASSGTTGRPTVVGYTAGDLDRWATLVARSLRASGIRPGMKVHNAYGYGLFTGGLGAHAGIERLGATVIPMSGGQTARQVQLIQDFEPDAILCTPSYLLTIADAMVEQGIDPRSTSLKVAVLGAEPWTNEMRHELEQRLGLDALDIYGLSEVMGPGVGNECLETKDGPHLWEDHFLPEVIDGDTGAVLPDGELGELVFTSLTKEAFPVIRYRTRDLTRLLPGTARPGMRRMEKITGRNDDMIILRGVNLFPTQIEELVLGIEQLTPHFVLELSKEGRMDALKVRIERHPDLSVETCEAAAVVLAQRIKVHVGSTVAVQLEEPGALPRSEGKYKRVYDLR
- the paaI gene encoding hydroxyphenylacetyl-CoA thioesterase PaaI; the encoded protein is MTDATTDAMTDAASRANRAMMDRDLASAALGMVVERDDPGHAVVSMRVREDMTNGFHITHGGLVFTLADTAFAIACNEDDTVTVAAGADITFLKSTRAGQTLTATAVRRTRSGRTGLYDVTVVDEHGDAVAEFRGRSISTNRTI